In the Salvelinus fontinalis isolate EN_2023a chromosome 34, ASM2944872v1, whole genome shotgun sequence genome, one interval contains:
- the LOC129833139 gene encoding intercellular adhesion molecule 2-like, which translates to MMKELYGFLTLGVLVFTGGPTHASFPLELNPPRVVVRYGDSVSVNCSTSSTDHEGMGWEATFGGTDLKQHVNVVTWTVDNLTDWTIKPKCYITSLSDQPSKVLPVILYKTPDSVSISVLSHSGPMVEGTEYQLQCDIQNIAPQQNLVVKWYKGNELLDNVTYSNVSKTPVDVSPTLMISPSRDDDGAQYRCRAELDLGPEGPQPPLRMTSEPLNFTVFYPPTFSRPEAETLDIRVGEEITLNCTATGRPTPLYSWQSSHVQEALFSPPSEVPGNYTCTASNQIGKISKTFTVNPKPKGGRTTFWAIIGSGLGLAFVVVIVYVVVKRRAGPNSII; encoded by the exons ATGATGAAAGAACTTTATGGATTTCTGACACTCGGTGTGTTGGTGTTTACAG GTGGTCCCACACATGCCTCCTTTCCTCTTGAGCTCAACCCTCCCAGAGTGGTGGTGAGATATGGAGACTCAGTCTCAGTCAACTGCAGCACATCATCCACAGACCATGAGGGGATGGGCTGGGAGGCCACATTCGGAGGTACAGATTTAAAACAACATGTCAACGTTGTCACCTGGACTGTGGATAACCTTACTGATTGGACAATAAAACCTAAATGCTACATCACATCATTGAGCGATCAACCCTCAAAAGTACTTCCAGTCATTCTCTACA AGACTCCAGACAGCGTCTCCATCTCTGTTCTGAGCCACTCTGGTCCCATGGTGGAGGGGACAGAGTACCAGCTGCAGTGTGACATCCAGAACATCGCTCCTCAACAGAACCTGGTTGTGAAGTGGTACAAAGGGAATGAACTCTTAGATAATGTAACTTACAGTAACGTCAGTAAGACACCAGTGGATGTGTCACCTACTCTGATGATCAGCCCCAGTAGAGATGATGATGGAGCTCAGTATAGATGTAGAGCAGAACTGGACCTGGGACCAGAGGGACCACAACCTCCTCTCAGAATGACATCAGAACCTCTTAATTTCACCGTATTCT ACCCCCCAACCTTTTCCAGACCTGAAGCTGAGACCCTGGACATCAGAGTTGGGGAAGAAATCACCTTAAACTGCACGGCTACTGGAAGGCCCACTCCTCTGTACAGCTGGCAGTCTTCACATGTCCAAGAAGCTCTTTTCTCCCCACCGTCCGAGGTTCCAGGAAACTACACCTGCACTGCCTCCAATCAGATAGGCAAGATCAGCAAGACATTCACTGTGAATCCCAAACCTAAAG GGGGCAGAACAACGTTCTGGGCTATCATAGGATCGGGCCTGGGCCTGGCCTTTGTGGTCGTGATTGTCTATGTCGTTGTCAAACGCAGAGCAGGTCCCAATTCCATCATCTGA
- the LOC129833140 gene encoding hemicentin-1-like: MENYFVKWILTFCMFCTVSGEGCSLELKPSRVVVGFGEPVSVSCEASRPVRVLGWESAIGAAHTQQDRAVQWKVDSLIDWIEEPICYGVFFTAPRQCEEKLNLILYKTPDSVTISSANHTGPMLEGKEYQLLCDVQNIAPVQYLTLRWYRGQTEVYNHSFSDLTPASPVQVSSILLITPTKADNGAQYKCVAQLDLGPEGPQPPPSVTSEPLNVSVHYPPSFLSPEAETLDIGVGDEITLNCTATGSPSPVYSWQSSDPKEKMEDQPVFTSSSLLPGTYTCISSNKIGKKSKQFIIKTKS, encoded by the exons ATGGAAAACTACTTTGTAAAATGGATCCTAACCTTTTGCATGTTCTGCACCG TGTCAGGTGAAGGATGCTCTCTGGAGCTGAAACCCTCcagggtggtggtggggtttGGGGAGCCTGTGTCTGTCAGCTGTGAGGCCTCTCGCCCGGTGCGTGTCCTAGGCTGGGAGTCAGCCATCGGGGCAGCACACACCCAACAGGACCGTGCTGTCCAATGGAAGGTGGACAGTCTGATCGACTGGATCGAGGAGCCTATCTGCTACGGAGTCTTCTTCACTGCACCCAGACAGTGTGAGGAGAAGCTCAACCTCATCCTTTACA AGACTCCAGACAGTGTCACTATCAGCTCAGCGAACCACACTGGTCCCATGTTGGAGGGGAAAGAGTACCAGCTGCTCTGTGATGTCCAGAACATCGCCCCCGTTCAATACCTCACTCTGAGGTGGTACAGAGGGCAGACTGAAGTTTACAACCACTCTTTCTCTGATCTGACCCCTGCCTCCCCTGTCCAAGTATCCTCCATCCTCCTGATCACCCCAACCAAAGCTGATAACGGAGCCCAGTACAAGTGCGTGGCTCAGCTGGACTTGGGACCAGAGGGACCACAACCACCTCCTTCAGTGACATCAGAGCCTCTCAACGTCTCTGTGCACT ACCCCCCATCCTTCCTCAGTCCTGAGGCTGAGACCCTGGACATCGGTGTGGGGGATGAAATCACATTAAACTGCACGGCTACAGGaagccccagtcctgtgtacagCTGGCAGTCTTCAGATCCCAAAGAGAAGATGGAGGACCAACCTGTTTTTACCTCTTCCTCCTTGCTTCCAGGGACCTACACCTGCATTTCCTCTAATAAGATTGGCAAGAAGAGTAAGCAGTTCATCATCAAGACTAAGTCTTAA
- the LOC129833137 gene encoding vascular cell adhesion protein 1-like — protein sequence MCEIIFSRIFLGFPVLLLWMAGGPTHASFPLELNPPTVVVRYGDSVSVNCNTSSTDHEGMGWEATFGGTGLEQDVNVVTWTVDDLTDWTIEPKCYITLNDGKQSSKVLPVILYKTPDSVSISVLRHSGPMVEGTEYQLQCDIQNIAPQQNLVVKWYKGNELLDNVTYSNVSKTPVDVSPTLMISPSRDDDGAQYSCRAELDLGPEGQQPHPTVTSEPLNITVHYAPEFLPGNDTVEVSAGSDVSLDCSAEGNPPPELRWTNNTAEGNANETTVGHLRTLYISRVTANATYNCTVTNRLGSITKQIHVLVDVPPQQHPTMFSTAPSTPGTMTTLPATVKQKVNTFPLELNPPRVVVRYGDSVSVNCSTSSTDHEGMGWEATLGGTGLEQDVNVVTWTVDDLTDWTIEPKCYITLNDGKQSSKVLPVILYKTPDSVSISVLRHSGPMVEGTEYQLQCDIQNIAPQQNLVVKWYKGNELLDNVTYSNVSKTPVNVSATLMIIPSRDDDGAQYRCRAELDLGPEGQQPHPTVTSEPLNITVHYKPCINASRLPVRIPVFRGYPEELVCEAEGYPQPRIQWLYDPSKPVSQAGGNLTVFEAGFYNCTATNDVGTSFIVVEVVLNEDYLPLIAGFVAFMVVVISVIFVFIYSIYYKNNKMGRYSLKKAKLSSTPNSNVAQNGGRDTPFPMTKLSQPNIYF from the exons ATGTGTGAAATAATATTTAGTCGGATTTTTCTTGGGTTTCCCGTACTTCTACTCTGGATGGCAG GTGGTCCCACACATGCCTCCTTTCCTCTTGAGCTCAACCCTCCCACAGTGGTGGTGAGATATGGAGACTCAGTCTCAGTCAACTGCAACACATCATCCACAGACCATGAGGGGATGGGCTGGGAGGCCACATTCGGAGGTACAGGTTTAGAACAAGATGTCAACGTTGTCACCTGGACTGTGGATGACCTTACTGATTGGACAATAGAACCTAAATGCTACATCACTCTCAATGACGGCAAACAATCCTCAAAAGTACTTCCAGTCATTCTCTACA AGACTCCAGACAGCGTCTCCATCTCTGTTCTGAGACACTCTGGTCCCATGGTGGAGGGGACAGAGTACCAGCTGCAGTGTGACATCCAGAACATCGCTCCTCAACAGAACCTGGTTGTGAAGTGGTACAAAGGGAATGAACTCTTAGATAATGTAACTTACAGTAACGTCAGTAAGACACCAGTGGATGTGTCACCTACTCTGATGATCAGCCCCAGTAGAGATGATGATGGAGCTCAGTATAGCTGTAGAGCAGAACTGGACCTGGGACCAGAGGGACAACAACCCCATCCTACAGTGACATCAGAACCTCTCAACATTACTGTGCACT ACGCTCCTGAGTTCCTTCCAGGGAATGACACAGTGGAGGTGAGTGCAGGCAGTGATGTGTCTCTGGACTGCAGTGCTGAGGGGAACCCTCCTCCTGAGCTGAGGTGGACCAACAACACTGCAGAGGGAAATGCCAATGAGACCACTGTGGGGCACCTGCGTACTCTCTATATCTCCAGAGTAACAGCTAATGCAACTTACAACTGCACAGTCACAAATAGACTGGGCTCCATCACCAAGCAGATACATGTCCTAGTAGATGTACCTCCACAACAACACCCAACCATGTTCTCCACAGCACCCTCAACTCCAGGAACTATGACCACCCTCCCAGCAACAGTCAAGCAAAAAG TAAATACCTTTCCTCTTGAGCTCAACCCTCCCAGAGTGGTGGTGAGATATGGAGACTCAGTCTCAGTCAACTGCAGCACATCATCCACAGACCATGAGGGGATGGGCTGGGAGGCCACATTGGGAGGTACAGGTTTAGAACAAGATGTCAACGTTGTCACCTGGACTGTGGATGACCTTACTGATTGGACAATAGAACCTAAATGCTACATCACTCTCAATGACGGCAAACAATCCTCAAAAGTACTTCCAGTCATTCTCTACA AGACTCCAGACAGCGTCTCCATCTCTGTTCTGAGACACTCTGGTCCCATGGTGGAGGGGACAGAGTACCAGCTGCAGTGTGACATCCAGAACATCGCTCCTCAACAGAACCTGGTTGTGAAGTGGTACAAAGGGAATGAACTCTTAGATAATGTAACTTACAGTAACGTCAGTAAGACACCAGTGAATGTGTCAGCTACTCTGATGATCATCCCCAGTAGAGATGATGATGGAGCTCAGTATAGATGTAGAGCAGAACTGGACCTGGGACCAGAGGGACAACAACCCCATCCTACAGTGACATCAGAACCTCTCAACATTACTGTGCACT aTAAGCCATGCATCAATGCATCTCGACTGCCAGTGAGGATACCTGTGTTCAGGGGCTATCCTGAGGAGTTAGTGTGTGAGGCTGAAGGTTACCCACAGCCCAGGATACAGTGGCTCTATGACCCATCGAAGCCTGTCAGTCAGGCGGGAGGCAACCTGACTGTCTTTGAGGCAGGGTTCTACAACTGCACCGCCACCAACGATGTGGGGACGAGCTTCATTGTGGTAGAGGTGGTTTTAAATG AGGACTACCTGCCCCTCATAGCGGGCTTCGTGGCCTTCATGGTCGTGGTCATCTCGGTCATCTTCGTCTTCATCTACTCCATCTACTACAAGAACAACAAGATGGGCCGCTACAGCCTGAAGAAGGCCAAGCTCAGCAGCACGCCCAACAGCAACGTAGCGCAGAACGGCGGCCGGGACACTCCGTTCCCGATGACTAAACTGTCTCAGCCAAACATCTACTTCTAG